In Chanodichthys erythropterus isolate Z2021 chromosome 9, ASM2448905v1, whole genome shotgun sequence, a genomic segment contains:
- the smim15 gene encoding small integral membrane protein 15 codes for MIDIKAWAEYVVEWAAKDPYGFLTTVILALTPLFIASALLSWKLAKMIEAKEREQKKKQKRQENIAKAKRAKKD; via the coding sequence ATGATTGATATCAAAGCATGGGCAGAATATGTGGTGGAGTGGGCAGCCAAAGATCCCTATGGCTTTCTCACCACGGTTATCCTGGCTTTGACCCCTCTGTTTATCGCCAGCGCCCTGTTATCATGGAAACTCGCCAAGATGATCGAGGCCAAGGAGCGTGAgcagaaaaagaaacaaaaacgtCAAGAGAACATTGCCAAAGCCAAGAGAGCAAAGAAGGATTGA